The following are from one region of the Hydrogenophaga sp. BPS33 genome:
- a CDS encoding MBL fold metallo-hydrolase, translating to MPLLSLRHWLLPTLLALAAAGAALAQTEDTGPAMRAQTVGPHSYYVEGLTQLGSPKNQNFISNAGFVVTPAGVVVIDALGSPRLAERLTQQIRQVTDKPVTHVILTHYHADHIYGLQHFKQLGAQIVAHSASREYIQSDTARLRLQASRTDLAPWIDANTRIVPADVWIDGPTSIQVGGVVFDLVPVGPSHTPEDIAVFVPSEKVLFAGDLFFNGRLPFVGQANSKQWIESLERLLTFDARTVVPGHGAASTDPKKDIGMTRDYLQHLRQTMGAAVNDFVPFDEAYEKTDWSAFSGVPMFGPANRMNAYNTYLLLEQEALKR from the coding sequence GTGCCACTGCTTTCCCTTCGCCACTGGTTGCTGCCCACCCTGCTGGCCCTCGCCGCTGCCGGCGCGGCCCTCGCCCAAACAGAAGACACGGGGCCGGCGATGCGCGCGCAGACCGTGGGCCCGCACAGCTACTACGTGGAAGGTCTCACCCAGCTGGGCTCGCCGAAGAACCAGAACTTCATCAGCAACGCGGGTTTCGTGGTCACGCCTGCGGGCGTGGTCGTGATCGACGCGCTGGGCTCGCCACGCCTGGCCGAGCGGCTCACCCAACAGATCCGCCAGGTCACCGACAAGCCGGTGACGCACGTCATCCTCACGCACTACCACGCAGACCACATTTACGGCCTGCAGCACTTCAAGCAACTCGGCGCGCAAATCGTGGCGCACAGCGCTTCGCGCGAGTACATCCAGTCCGACACGGCGCGCCTGCGCCTGCAAGCCTCGCGCACCGATCTCGCGCCGTGGATCGACGCGAACACCCGCATCGTGCCGGCCGACGTCTGGATCGACGGTCCCACCTCGATCCAGGTAGGTGGCGTGGTGTTCGACCTCGTGCCGGTCGGGCCGTCGCACACGCCGGAGGACATCGCGGTGTTCGTGCCCTCGGAGAAGGTGCTTTTCGCCGGCGACCTGTTCTTCAACGGCCGCCTGCCGTTCGTGGGCCAGGCCAACAGCAAGCAGTGGATCGAGTCGCTGGAGCGGCTGCTGACGTTCGACGCGCGCACGGTGGTGCCAGGCCACGGCGCGGCATCGACCGACCCGAAGAAGGACATCGGCATGACGCGCGACTATCTCCAGCACCTGCGCCAGACCATGGGCGCGGCGGTGAACGACTTCGTGCCTTTCGACGAGGCCTATGAGAAGACCGATTGGTCGGCCTTCTCAGGCGTTCCCATGTTCGGTCCGGCCAACCGAATGAACGCCTACAACACCTACCTGCTGCTGGAGCAGGAGGCATTGAAGCGTTGA
- a CDS encoding AEC family transporter: protein MLQILLVTFPFFALVLAGYVAARRRMLPLEAIPGLNGFVLFFALPCMLYRFGSTTPIAQLLDMRVAALYLLCGLVIVGASIALTMNARIRWNDAAMGALVAAFPNSGFMGVPLIVALLGASAAGTVILTMVVDMVVTSSLCIALSRLDGTQGNGRSAMFDAARKALRGVVANPMPWAILLGGLASAWALRLPKPVEQTVWLLADAASPVALFTIGAVLARAQMTANHPMPLSDYLPASLMKLFVHPLLVFAAGWLAIRAGMDLSSSALTVMVLVAALPSASNVSLLAERFGADNGRIARIILVTTAAAFLTFSCAVAVLT from the coding sequence GTGCTGCAAATCCTGCTCGTCACTTTCCCCTTCTTCGCGCTGGTCCTGGCAGGTTACGTGGCCGCGCGCCGGCGCATGCTGCCGCTGGAGGCCATCCCGGGGCTCAATGGTTTTGTTCTGTTCTTCGCGCTGCCTTGCATGCTGTACCGCTTCGGCTCGACCACGCCGATCGCGCAACTGCTGGACATGCGCGTGGCCGCTCTCTATCTGCTCTGCGGCCTGGTCATCGTGGGCGCCAGCATCGCGCTCACGATGAACGCGCGCATCCGCTGGAACGACGCCGCGATGGGCGCACTGGTGGCCGCCTTTCCCAACTCGGGCTTCATGGGTGTTCCGCTCATCGTGGCCTTGCTGGGCGCATCGGCGGCGGGCACGGTCATCCTCACGATGGTGGTGGACATGGTGGTCACGAGTTCGCTGTGCATCGCGCTCTCGCGGCTGGATGGCACGCAGGGCAATGGCCGTTCGGCGATGTTCGACGCGGCCCGCAAGGCACTTCGAGGTGTGGTGGCCAATCCCATGCCCTGGGCCATCCTGCTCGGAGGGCTGGCTTCGGCATGGGCGTTGCGCTTGCCCAAACCGGTGGAGCAAACGGTGTGGCTGCTGGCGGATGCAGCTTCGCCGGTGGCGCTCTTCACCATCGGCGCGGTGCTGGCGCGCGCGCAGATGACGGCCAACCATCCGATGCCGCTGTCGGACTACCTGCCGGCTTCGTTGATGAAGCTCTTCGTGCACCCGCTGCTGGTGTTCGCCGCGGGTTGGCTCGCCATCCGCGCAGGCATGGACTTGTCGTCCTCGGCGCTGACGGTGATGGTGCTCGTGGCCGCCTTGCCCAGTGCGAGCAACGTGTCGCTGTTGGCCGAACGATTCGGGGCGGACAACGGGCGCATCGCCCGCATCATCCTGGTGACCACCGCCGCGGCGTTCCTCACTTTCTCCTGCGCGGTGGCTGTGCTCACCTGA
- a CDS encoding porin codes for MDKTFQRSLLAGAVLSLAAVGAQAQSAVQIYGSIDMGLGSTKAPGGRSVTGVDSGKMTTSFYGFSGAEDLGGGLSAQFKIEGFFRGDTGAQGRFNGDATFARTTSVGLTHKDLGAINFGRTSTQLFVSTLLFNAFGDSFGYSPSIRHYFSSGAGSVTGDTGWNDSLSYSSPSFGGLRFGTSMSTKENAVGGVGNGGNWSVGLSYSGGPLAASLVHQSARKDAATPLEDTKTTQLGASYDFGVAKAFLQYGEIKNTTTQNRTDITGLGVRVPLGAGAFIAQYSSMDLRVGADRNTVSLGYVHNLSRRTDVYAVVMRDKLDGLSSGGGYSIGMRHRF; via the coding sequence ATGGATAAAACATTCCAACGCAGCCTGCTCGCTGGTGCCGTGTTGAGCCTTGCCGCTGTTGGTGCACAAGCGCAAAGCGCGGTGCAGATTTACGGTTCGATCGACATGGGTCTGGGCTCGACCAAGGCGCCCGGCGGCCGTTCTGTCACAGGGGTGGACAGCGGCAAGATGACCACCAGCTTCTATGGCTTCAGCGGCGCCGAAGATCTGGGCGGTGGTCTGTCCGCGCAGTTCAAGATCGAAGGATTCTTTCGTGGCGACACCGGCGCTCAGGGCCGTTTCAACGGTGACGCCACTTTTGCGCGCACCACGTCCGTGGGCCTGACGCACAAGGATCTCGGTGCCATCAACTTCGGCCGCACCTCCACGCAGCTGTTCGTCTCCACGTTGCTGTTCAACGCGTTTGGCGATTCGTTTGGCTATTCGCCTAGCATCCGCCACTATTTCTCTTCGGGTGCCGGCTCGGTCACCGGTGACACCGGCTGGAACGACTCGCTCTCCTATTCAAGCCCGAGCTTCGGTGGCTTGCGCTTCGGCACCTCGATGAGCACGAAGGAAAACGCCGTGGGCGGTGTGGGCAATGGGGGCAACTGGAGCGTGGGTCTGAGCTACAGCGGTGGCCCGCTGGCCGCCAGCCTGGTGCACCAGAGCGCAAGGAAGGACGCCGCCACGCCGCTGGAGGACACCAAGACCACCCAGCTGGGTGCGTCCTACGACTTCGGTGTGGCCAAAGCCTTCCTGCAATACGGCGAGATCAAGAACACCACCACCCAAAACCGCACCGACATTACCGGCCTGGGGGTCCGGGTTCCCTTGGGAGCGGGAGCCTTCATCGCCCAGTACAGCTCGATGGATCTGCGCGTGGGGGCCGACCGCAACACTGTGTCGCTGGGCTATGTGCACAACCTCTCGCGCCGCACCGATGTGTACGCCGTGGTCATGCGCGACAAGCTCGATGGCCTGTCCAGTGGCGGCGGCTATTCGATCGGCATGCGCCACCGCTTCTGA